A region of the Pricia mediterranea genome:
GCGAATCGTGGTTCATCCGATAAGCGACCAAGTCCTCGATGGAGATGATCTTTAGTTCGAACTTTTTGGCGACCTCGACCAACTGTGGCAGCCGGGCCATGGTGCCGTCCTCGTTCAATATCTCTACCAGGATACCGGCGGGTTTGAGTCCCGCCAATCGCGCCAGGTCGATGGCCGCTTCGGTATGGCCGGTACGTCGTAAGACCCCGCCGTTTTTGGCACGCAGGGGGAAAATATGTCCCGGTCTTCCCAAGTCGTGGGGCTTGGTCTTCGGATCGACAAGCGACAGGATGGTTTTCGAGCGGTCGTGCACCGAAATTCCGGTCGTACAGCCATGTCCGATCAAATCGACGGATACGGTAAACTGGGTCTGGTGTAACACGGTATTGTTGCGGACCATCATCTCGAGTCCGAGTTCGTTGCACCGGTCTTCGGTAAGGGGCGCACAGATCAGTCCCCGACCGTATTTGGCCATAAAGTTGATCATTTCGGGCGTCACCTTTTCCGCAGCGGCAACAAAATCACCTTCGTTCTCCCGGTTCTCGTCGTCCACCACGATAATGACCTCCCCTTCCTGAATAGCGGCTATGGCATCTTCAATGGTATTTAGCGTAATTTCTTTTTCCATGTCGGCAATCATGCGTCAGCATCTTTTTTAATGAATATTCGCTTCAAACGGTCCAAGGCATTTCCAAAATTCATCATGCCCTTGTCCGCCGTAGCGCGTCTGGTCAGATATACGCCCAAAGGTAACATGATCAGCGATGATAGCCATGCGCCCAAAATGGGATTGATGTTTCCTTTATAGGCGTAATTCTTGGCAAAGACGCCCAAAAAGTAATAGGCCAGAAACAGAAGTATGGCAACGACCATGGGCAGGCCGATTCCCCCTTTACGTATGATCGCCCCCAAAGGTGCCCCGACAAAGAATAGGATGATACAGGATAGGGCCAGGGCATATTTCTCGTGCAAAGAAAAAATATGTCTGCGGTGAATCTCGTACCGCTTATCGAGTTCAATCTTTTTGCCCGTAACCGAGGTCAAAATATTAGCAACGGTATTTTTTGCCGTATTGATGAGCTGCAGCTGTTGCCAATCCTCAAACTGGTCGATGATGTTTATCTGTTTTTCGGAAACACCGTTTTCTTTGGATGAAGGGAACGAAGAACCGCCGCCTTCTTCAGGGGCAGTGGTAGCATCCGTCAGTGGTTCGGTGTCTTCGGGGAACGGGGGCTCTTCGGTAATACTGTTTTGATTATCCGTGGAAATCACATCGTCACCGGTAGCCGCAGCTTCGGCTTGGGATGCATTGTCCCGGTCCTCTTGTTGTGGCGGTGTTCCCGTTTTCTTGGGAGTGAGGGGGATAAAGCCTCCCATCCGATAAATGATGTTCTTGGAAAAGGCACGGACAATGCGTTCGTTATCCTGTTCCAGGGAATCCATATCCTTTAACAACCTGGAGACGTTCTTCATCTTTTCACGGTTCGATACGTTCTCTTCTTCCAGATCCATTTCCATTTCTGGAATCTCGATGTTCATCCTATAGATATCGAAGTCCGCCTTTGCAAAGGGGCGCTTTTTCTTTTCGGAGGCCCTTTTCGTTTCGATATCGGTATAATAGTGCCCATCGCGCAGTACCAACTGAATAATTTCGGAGGCTTCGCTACTGATCAGTTCCCCCGTCTTTGCTTTAATTACGGTGCTGTTGACGTTGGCCGCTGTTTTTTCATGGATGATGACATTTTTCAAAAACCGGTCCTTCTTTCCGTATTTTTCGTCCACTTTAATGCTCATGCCTTCAAAATCGCTGAACACGCCCTTTTCGATGGCAGCTGCCGGTTTGACCTTGGCGATATTGCGGCGCATATTATAGATTTTCTGTTCGGCGGCGGGAATAACGTTGTTCGCAAAATAGAAGGTAACCCCGCCCAGTATCACCATAAATATGATCAAAGGGAGCATGGAGCGCTGCAACGAGATTCCGGACGCCTTCATGGCGGCGAACTCATAGTTTTCGGCAAAGGTGCCAAAGGTCAAAATGGAAGCGAGCAGTACGGTTAGGGGCAATACCTTTTCGGTAAGGCTGGGCATCATGTAGAAAAAGAACTTGCCGATAATCACAACGTCGAGGCCCTTTCCCGCAAAATCGTCTATAAACAGCCAGATGGTCTGAAAGATGAAAATAAACATCAATATCACGAACGAACTAAAAAAGTTGTAGAGGAATCGCGATAAAATGTACCGATCTAAAATTCTCAAGGTCTGATTTCTAATTTAAGCGCTTCGGCGTAAAACCTAACTGAACTATTTATTTGCATCTGTCGTCCTTCTGGGGGAATGTTCTATCGAGGTCAGGTCTTTTGCATTCAGGTGAACCGTAGTTTATTTTTAAAAACGTCTTCTTGTCATCCTATTTCCTTTATCAAGGTTTTTCCGCGATTCGGACCCGTTCGATTTGTCAGGATCCCCGTGACCTTTAACCAATCCTACCGGCTTTCCTTAGTCGTCCATCATCCTTTCGTCCTTCCGTCTTTCACCCTTTTGTCCTTACGTCCTTCATCCCAGAATCCCTCAGACGATCAACTCTCAATGATATAATACCCCTCATCCTCATATTTCTTCCTGTCAAAAGTAAACAAGGTTTCCGACAGGGGCTGATCGGTTTTGAAAGAATTAACGGTTATAGTCGTGGTAGTGCCGTTCTTGCCTTTTTCGATAACCTTGTAAATATGCTTCGTCTCGGCGTCGATGCCCAGTAAAATGGACTCCGTTTCGGAATCCGTATCCATCGGGGTCAGTTTGACGTATTGGATTTTTCTTCCGTTGACATTTTGTAAGATGTCCATCTCATACTTATGTCCGTCTCGGTAGAAGGTCAGCATCTTGGCAGGGGTCAGGGCATTTTCATCCTCGGATTTGTCCTCGATGGTAACCTCTTGATTTTCGGGAACGATGGTATAGACTTTCGAGCCGTCATAGATCTGCTTCGCCCCGAAAAAATCCCCTACATATTTTTCACCTTCCAAGGTGACGTCGCCCCGGGTCTCTTGGTTGATACCTGCTTCGGCGTTGTTCAGCACGTATTTAAAATCCACAACTATATTGTCGTAACCCTTGACTTTATTGTACACCTCTTCAAGCAAGGCCTTTGCCTCGTCGGAGCCTTGCGCAGTCGCACTTATTGTCGAGAATACGAGGGTACAGATTAGGAAGTATATTCTATTCATGGTATAATTTTTTACTTTTTGTGTTTTATTGTTATAAGTATGTTCAGCTGGAACGTCACGCATAACGTCCAAGACTTCCCCACTATCGTCTAACGTCTAACGACCCACGTTAATCACTTGAGCTCATTGCTCAACAGCTGATCTAAAGCTGCCAGGTCGGGGACAAGCACCTGTCGCGCCTTACTGCCTTCGAAGGGACCTACGATACCTGCGGCTTCGAGCTGATCCACGATTCGTCCGGCACGGTTATAGCCCAGTTTCAATTTTCTTTGGATAAGGGAGGCGGAACCCTGTTGCGCGGTCACGATGACCTCGGCGGCCTCCTGAAAAAGGGCGTCCCTGTCCGCTATTTCATAATCAAGGTTTGTGCCAGAATCCTCCCCGGAATATTCCGGCAGTTCATGGGCATCGGGATAGGCTCTTTGGGACCCGATATACTCTGTAATTTTCGCTACTTCGGGCGTATCGACAAAGGCGCACTGTATTCGGGTGACATCATTACCTTGGGTGTAAAGCATGTCACCAAGCCCAATGAGCTGGTCAGCGCCCTGGGCATCCAAAATGGTGCGGGAATCGATTTTTGAGGTCACGCGGAAGGCAATACGGGCCGGGAAGTTGGCCTTGATGATACCGGTAATTACGTTGACCGATGGCCGCTGGGTAGCAATAATAAGATGGATGCCAATGGCCCGTGCCAATTGTGCCAACCGGGCTATAGGGGTTTCGACTTCCTTGCCGGCGGTCATGATCAGGTCGGCGAACTCGTCGATGACGAGCACGATATAGGGCAAAAATTTATGTCCGTCGTTGGGGTTCAGCTTTCTGGCCTTGAACTTCGTGTTGTATTCCTTGATATTCCGTACCATCGCGGCCTTCAGCAGTTCATAGCGGTCGTCCATTTCGATACAGAGGGAATTCAAGGTGTTGATTACCTTGGTATTGTCCGTAATAATGGCCTCGTCGGAACCGGGCAATTTTGCCAAGAAGTGACGTTCGATCTTATTGTAAAGGGTCAGTTCGACCTTTTTAGGGTCCACCAGGATGAATTTAACCTCCGCAGGATGTTTTTTGTAGAGAAGGGAGGTCAACACGGCATTCAGGCCGACGGATTTTCCCTGCCCGGTAGCCCCTGCCATCAGCATGTGTGGCATCTTGGCCAGATCGACCACAAAAGTTTCGTTGCTGATGGTTTTCCCGAAGGCGATAGGCAGTTGCATTTCAGCTTTTTGGAACTTGCTGGAGGCAATGACCGAGCGCATCGATACGATGGTCGCATTTTTGTTGGGCACTTCGATCCCGATGGTTCCCTTCCCGGGGATGGGCGCGATAATACGTATTCCTAACGCCGCCAGGGAAAGGGCGATATCGTCTTCTAAATTCTTGATTTTCGAAATACGGACCCCGGCTTCGGGTACGATTTCATAGAGGGTTACGGTCGGGCCGATGGTGGCCTTGATCTGGGCGATACCGATCTTATAGTTCTTGAGCGTCTCGACAATTTTGTTCTTGTTGTCCTCCAGCTCCTCTTGGTTGATAGTAATGCCACCGGTTACGCCGTGCGGATCCAAGAGATCTATAGTGGGGAATTTGTAGCTGCCCAATTCCAGGGTCGGATCGAACTCCCCAAAATCGGCAACGAGCTTGTCCGAGGTATTGTCCTTTTCCTCTTCTTCTTCCACGATCTTTTCTACTTCCATGGCCAGTTCATCGGTTTCTTCCTCCACGGGAACCGTCACTTCAAAATCGTCTTTGGCCGGTTTCTCATCTTCCAGGGAGGGGATATCCTTTTTATGGGTATAGGTGTCGATGGTTACGGGAGTATCCTCTTCGTTGTCGAGTACAATATCCGCAGAGGAGGTGTTGGTACTATTGGAGTCGGTACCCCCCTTACGATTGGAAGCCAACGCGGCCTTTTTTGAAGTGAAATAACGCGCTGCCCCGTCCGGAGTAAATTCAAAAAAACGGACCAGGATAAAAGTCAGTCCGAAAAGTAATATCAGAAAAACGCCTATTTTTCCCGTGTAATCCTGTAGGAAATCGTTCATTTCATAGCCCACCAATCCACCTAGAAGGGGATGCGTATCGGCAAGAAAACCAAGGGCCAAGGAAATCCATATCATAAAAACCAGGCCCCAGATCCACTTCTTGAAGAGGCCCTTTTTCTCAAGGCTCAAGAAAAAATAAAGTCCCGTTATACAGAGAAGAATCGTAAGAATCAGCGACGCGATGCCGAAGCCTTTGTACACTACGAAATGGCTGATGCTGGCCCCAAACTTGTTCAGTAAGTTCTTCGCCTCTTCATTTCTATCGGAAAACTCCGTTAGTAGGCTCTGATCGTCTTGCCAGGTGAAATAAAAGGAAACGAAGGAGAAGAACAGCGCCATGCTGAGCAATATCAAAAGACTGCCCAAGATGATCTTGTTCTGTTTGGATAATCCCAGGGTCCTCCTGCTTTTCTTGGATTTGGACCTCGCTTTACGTGCCTTTTTTGCCATTTATACTGTAAGAAATTTTTGTTTCCGGGGGCTAAATTACAAATTTGTCCGGGAAGGGTCGGGATCGGAAAGTTTCGCTTTAAAATAATTTGGGCAGATAAATAATCAGCCCGACGATGATAGCCCCAATGGAGACCAGCATCACCGCGCCCGCGGAAACGTCTTTGATAAATCCTATGCGCCGATCGAATTCGGGATGAATGAAGTCACAAATTTTTTCGATGGCCGTATTGGCCCCTTCGATACCGATAACAAGTGCGATGGCAAGTACCTGGGCGATCCACTCCAGAGTGGAAATTTCAAAATAGAAACCGGCGGCGGTCATCACTAGGGCCAGTACAACCTGTATTTTGATGCTGGGTTCGGTACGAATCAGCAGTAGGGCACCACGCCATGCAAAACCTACACTTTTGATCCGGTTCTTTAGAAAAGATTCCTTAGGCATTCTCGAGTGCTTCTAGCGCTGCTTTATAGTCCGGTTCGTCAACAATTTCGGTAACCTGTTGGGTGTAGACCACTTCTTGATTTTCGTTCAATACTACAACGACGCGGGAGAGCAAAGATTGCAGGGGTCCATCGGAAAGTTCAAGATTGAAGGCTTTGCCAAAATTACCGTCCCGAAAATCGGATAGCATTTCAACGTTGTCTATTCCCTCGGCGCCACAAAAACGGGCCTGGGCGAACGGTAGATCTTTCGAGATGCACAAAACTCGTGTGTTGTCCAGTTGCGCCGCCTCTTCATTGAATTTTCGAACGGATTGGGCACAGGTGCCGGTATCGATACTGGGAAAAATATTGAGCAGCATTTTTTTGCCCGAGTAATCCGAGAGCGATGCGTCGGTAAGATCGGACTTTGTCAGCTTAAAATCGGGGGCTTTACTACCGGTGGCAGGCAAGCTGCCTTTAGTGTGTACCTTATTTCCTTTAAAAGTAAGTGCTGCCATGATTCCTGGTTTTAATGAAAAGGTGAAATTATGAAATTAACGGCACATCGAGTTGAATGTGTGGAAGATTAAATGTGCATTTCGGGTCTCGCGATCAGCAATGGGAAGTGTACACACAAAATAAAAGACAATCTGCCGAACACCAATTAATATGTCCGGTAGATTGCCTTGTTGCATCCGCTATGGGCGTTTACGAATCTATGGACCCCGTCACGCGCTTCATGAACCCGTTCAATGCTTCTTTTCGCGGTTTGCCCTCCTTGATGGCTTTATTGACTTCAATGGCGCCGTACATGTTGGAAATGAGCTCCCCAATCACATCGAGCTCCTCATCCTTCAGGGAAGGGGACTCGGTTAGCGCTTCCAGCGTCTCGATGGTCTCGAGTACGAAATCCTCATCGTTTTCCTCAATAAAATTGGTCAGGTGCTTAATTACTGGCAACTTCATTTATCAGGTCTTTCAGTACATCGTATTTGTTGGTCTGTACTTGGTTCTTCAATTTTCCATCGGTAAATGCAGCAAAAGTAGGGAGATTATCCACTTTGGCCAGCTTTCTACTTTCAGGAAATTTTTCAGCATCCACGATTACAAAGGTGATATCATCGTGTTGGGAAGCCTCTTTCTTAAACTTGGGCTTCATGATACGGCAATTACCGCACCAGCCCGCCGAGTACTGTACGACGACTTCTTTCTTGTCCGCTACAATTGCCTGTAGGTTATCTTTATCTAATTCTAGTACCATAGTAATTTGTTTAGAGTTCAACTTTGCGCCTTCACTTTACGCCCAACGCCACGCGCACCACGCAATTTTTATAACGTAAGGCACATGGCGTTCCGCGTGCAGCGATTCTAATTAATTCGCGTGTACCGAAAGATAATCGGCAACGCCTTTTCTATCGGCAGTCATAGCGTCCTTACCTTCTTCCCAGTTCGCGGGGCATACTTCCCCTTTTTCCTGAACGTGGGTGTAGGCATCGATCAAACGTAAATATTCTTTTACGTTTCTTCCGAGGGGCATATGGTTGATTCCTTCATGGAATACCGTACCTTCTTCATCTATAAGATAGGTAGCACGGTACGTGACATTGTCTCCGTCGACAGTGATGGCACCACTTTCTTCGTCGTAATGCTGGTTGGTGGTATCCAAGATACCCAGACGGGTGGCCAAGTTTCTGTTACTGTCGGCCAAGATAGGATAAGTTACACCCTCGATTCCTCCATTGTCCCTGCTTGTATTGAGCCAGGCAAAATGTACTTCGGGGGTATCGCAAGATGCACCTATTACGATGGTATTACGCTTTTCGAACTCGTCCATAGCCTCTTGAAAGGCATGCAGTTCCGTAGGGCATACGAAAGTAAAATCTTTCGGATACCAGAAAAGAACTACCTTCTTATTGTTCTTTTTAGCTTCTTCCAAGACATTGAGTTTAAACGTATCGCCCATTTCGTTCATGGCGTTTACATTTAGGTCGGGGAACTTCTTTCCTACTGATGTCATATGATTCTGTTTTTACTATTTGTTATTATTTTGTGGCCTACTGCCACTCATTAATTTCACGTACAAACCTAGCCAATGTTCATAGGTATTACCAGCTTAATGAATCTATAAAACCAATACGCATATAGCTCTAATAAATCGGTAAGAAGCAAAGTGCTTTTTGTTGGTGAAAAGGAAGATTAAATACGATATTATTGATAGGTTCTGATAAAACACCGTGAATTATTGAGGAAGTGATGCGAAGGGGTTTCCTGTTTCTTTTTTCTTTTGGGATGGCGGGAGTAGGGATAGGTCACCTCTAGGAGCTTCACAGCGAGGTACGGGATGGTACAGCTCTTTCGTATCTAGATTTTAGGAAGTTGTCCTTTTGGATGTCAGCTGTTTTATCTTGATGTGAAAGGCGGCAAATACTAAGGTGGTAATGGGACTCAACCAGTTGAAAATGGCAAAAGCGGCGTATTCCATGGTCGGTACGCCCAAAACCCCACTATGATAGGCGCCACAAGTGTTCCAAGGAATCAATACCGAAGTGACCGTCCCGGAATCCTCCAAGGTCCTGCTCAGGTTTTCCGGGGCCAGACCCCGGTCTTCATAGGCTTTGCTGAACATTTTCCCGGGCACCACAATAGCAAGATACTGGTCCGAAGC
Encoded here:
- a CDS encoding LptF/LptG family permease, yielding MRILDRYILSRFLYNFFSSFVILMFIFIFQTIWLFIDDFAGKGLDVVIIGKFFFYMMPSLTEKVLPLTVLLASILTFGTFAENYEFAAMKASGISLQRSMLPLIIFMVILGGVTFYFANNVIPAAEQKIYNMRRNIAKVKPAAAIEKGVFSDFEGMSIKVDEKYGKKDRFLKNVIIHEKTAANVNSTVIKAKTGELISSEASEIIQLVLRDGHYYTDIETKRASEKKKRPFAKADFDIYRMNIEIPEMEMDLEEENVSNREKMKNVSRLLKDMDSLEQDNERIVRAFSKNIIYRMGGFIPLTPKKTGTPPQQEDRDNASQAEAAATGDDVISTDNQNSITEEPPFPEDTEPLTDATTAPEEGGGSSFPSSKENGVSEKQINIIDQFEDWQQLQLINTAKNTVANILTSVTGKKIELDKRYEIHRRHIFSLHEKYALALSCIILFFVGAPLGAIIRKGGIGLPMVVAILLFLAYYFLGVFAKNYAYKGNINPILGAWLSSLIMLPLGVYLTRRATADKGMMNFGNALDRLKRIFIKKDADA
- a CDS encoding peroxiredoxin; protein product: MTSVGKKFPDLNVNAMNEMGDTFKLNVLEEAKKNNKKVVLFWYPKDFTFVCPTELHAFQEAMDEFEKRNTIVIGASCDTPEVHFAWLNTSRDNGGIEGVTYPILADSNRNLATRLGILDTTNQHYDEESGAITVDGDNVTYRATYLIDEEGTVFHEGINHMPLGRNVKEYLRLIDAYTHVQEKGEVCPANWEEGKDAMTADRKGVADYLSVHAN
- a CDS encoding FtsK/SpoIIIE family DNA translocase → MAKKARKARSKSKKSRRTLGLSKQNKIILGSLLILLSMALFFSFVSFYFTWQDDQSLLTEFSDRNEEAKNLLNKFGASISHFVVYKGFGIASLILTILLCITGLYFFLSLEKKGLFKKWIWGLVFMIWISLALGFLADTHPLLGGLVGYEMNDFLQDYTGKIGVFLILLFGLTFILVRFFEFTPDGAARYFTSKKAALASNRKGGTDSNSTNTSSADIVLDNEEDTPVTIDTYTHKKDIPSLEDEKPAKDDFEVTVPVEEETDELAMEVEKIVEEEEEKDNTSDKLVADFGEFDPTLELGSYKFPTIDLLDPHGVTGGITINQEELEDNKNKIVETLKNYKIGIAQIKATIGPTVTLYEIVPEAGVRISKIKNLEDDIALSLAALGIRIIAPIPGKGTIGIEVPNKNATIVSMRSVIASSKFQKAEMQLPIAFGKTISNETFVVDLAKMPHMLMAGATGQGKSVGLNAVLTSLLYKKHPAEVKFILVDPKKVELTLYNKIERHFLAKLPGSDEAIITDNTKVINTLNSLCIEMDDRYELLKAAMVRNIKEYNTKFKARKLNPNDGHKFLPYIVLVIDEFADLIMTAGKEVETPIARLAQLARAIGIHLIIATQRPSVNVITGIIKANFPARIAFRVTSKIDSRTILDAQGADQLIGLGDMLYTQGNDVTRIQCAFVDTPEVAKITEYIGSQRAYPDAHELPEYSGEDSGTNLDYEIADRDALFQEAAEVIVTAQQGSASLIQRKLKLGYNRAGRIVDQLEAAGIVGPFEGSKARQVLVPDLAALDQLLSNELK
- the ribB gene encoding 3,4-dihydroxy-2-butanone-4-phosphate synthase, producing MIADMEKEITLNTIEDAIAAIQEGEVIIVVDDENRENEGDFVAAAEKVTPEMINFMAKYGRGLICAPLTEDRCNELGLEMMVRNNTVLHQTQFTVSVDLIGHGCTTGISVHDRSKTILSLVDPKTKPHDLGRPGHIFPLRAKNGGVLRRTGHTEAAIDLARLAGLKPAGILVEILNEDGTMARLPQLVEVAKKFELKIISIEDLVAYRMNHDSLIKKKEEFDIETRFGKFRLHAYQQTTNDQVHIALTKGRWKSDEPVLTRINASLVNNDILGTLTNNPDKKLEDMFNAINAEGKGAFVFINQESQSLNLLNRLSELKELQEKGIYKAPKIDMDTKDFGVGAQILHDINISKIRLLTNSTQTKRVGIVGYGLEIVEQVGY
- the tpx gene encoding thiol peroxidase, translated to MAALTFKGNKVHTKGSLPATGSKAPDFKLTKSDLTDASLSDYSGKKMLLNIFPSIDTGTCAQSVRKFNEEAAQLDNTRVLCISKDLPFAQARFCGAEGIDNVEMLSDFRDGNFGKAFNLELSDGPLQSLLSRVVVVLNENQEVVYTQQVTEIVDEPDYKAALEALENA
- a CDS encoding LolA family protein, encoding MNRIYFLICTLVFSTISATAQGSDEAKALLEEVYNKVKGYDNIVVDFKYVLNNAEAGINQETRGDVTLEGEKYVGDFFGAKQIYDGSKVYTIVPENQEVTIEDKSEDENALTPAKMLTFYRDGHKYEMDILQNVNGRKIQYVKLTPMDTDSETESILLGIDAETKHIYKVIEKGKNGTTTTITVNSFKTDQPLSETLFTFDRKKYEDEGYYIIES
- a CDS encoding diacylglycerol kinase; the protein is MPKESFLKNRIKSVGFAWRGALLLIRTEPSIKIQVVLALVMTAAGFYFEISTLEWIAQVLAIALVIGIEGANTAIEKICDFIHPEFDRRIGFIKDVSAGAVMLVSIGAIIVGLIIYLPKLF
- a CDS encoding DUF6952 family protein, which translates into the protein MKLPVIKHLTNFIEENDEDFVLETIETLEALTESPSLKDEELDVIGELISNMYGAIEVNKAIKEGKPRKEALNGFMKRVTGSIDS
- a CDS encoding thioredoxin family protein translates to MVLELDKDNLQAIVADKKEVVVQYSAGWCGNCRIMKPKFKKEASQHDDITFVIVDAEKFPESRKLAKVDNLPTFAAFTDGKLKNQVQTNKYDVLKDLINEVASN